One part of the Eptesicus fuscus isolate TK198812 chromosome 20, DD_ASM_mEF_20220401, whole genome shotgun sequence genome encodes these proteins:
- the PIPOX gene encoding peroxisomal sarcosine oxidase — protein sequence MAAQNDLCDAIVIGAGIQGCFAAYHLAKHGKRVLLLEQFFLPHSRGSSHGQSRIIRRAYPEDFYTHMMDECYQIWAQLEHEAGTQLYSCSSTNKDSSHHRVLPRIPSPRQTGLLLLGVKENQELKTTQATLSRLGVKHQCLSSEELKQHFPNIRLAKGEVGLLEESGGVLYAAKALRALQEAIRQLGGKVCDGEKVMEIKPGLPVVVKTTCKSYQANSLVIAAGPWTNRLLRPLGLELPLQTLRINVCYWREKVPGSYGVSQAFPCFLGLDLRLAPHHIYGLPSDEYPGLMKVCYHHGNNADPEERDCPAAFSDIRDVQILSRFVRDHLPDLEPEPAIVEQCMYTNTPDKHFILDRHPKYDNIIIGAGFSGHGFKLSPVVGKILYELSMKLTPSYDLSPFRISRFPGLGKAHL from the exons TTCTTTCTACCACACTCCCGAGGAAGCTCCCACGGGCAGAGCCGGATAATCCGAAGGGCATACCCTGAAGACTTTTACACCCACATGATGGATGAGTGCTACCAGATATGGGCCCAGCTGGAGCACGAAGCTGGAACCCAATTATACAG CTGCTCCAGCACCAACAAAGACAGCAGCCATCACCGAGTCCTTCCTCGAATCCCTTCCCCAAG gcAGACTGGACTACTCCTGCTGGGAGTAAAGGAAAATCAAGAATTAAAGACAACCCAGGCTACTTTGTCTAGGCTGGGGGTGAAACACCAGTGTCTTTCATCTGAAGAACTGAAGCAACATTTCCCCAACATTCGGTTGGCCAAGGGAGAAGTGGGACTCTTGGAAGAGTCTGGAGGAGTTCTCTATGCAGCCAAGGCCCTCCGGGCCCTCCAG GAGGCAATTCGACAGCTAGGAGGCAAAGTGTGTGATGGAGAGAAGGTGATGGAGATAAAACCAGGGCTACCGGTCGTAGTGAAAACCACCTGTAAGAGTTACCAAGCCAACAGCTTGGTCATCGCAGCAGGTCCTTGGACCAACAGGCTCCTCCGTCCCCTGGGACTTGAGCTGCCTCTCCAG ACCCTGCGGATCAATGTGTGTTACTGGCGAGAGAAGGTTCCTGGGAGCTATGGTGTGTCCCAGGCCTTTCCCTGCTTCCTGGGCCTGGACCTCAGACTGGCTCCCCACCACATCTATGGGCTGCCCTCTGACGAGTACCCAGGGCTGATGAAG GTCTGCTATCACCACGGCAACAATGCAGATCCCGAGGAGCGGGACTGCCCCGCAGCATTCTCAGACATCCGGGACGTGCAAATCCTGAGCCGCTTTGTCAGAGATCACTTACCTGACCTAGAGCCCGAGCCTGCCATTGTGGAGCAGTGCATGTACACG AACACCCCTGATAAACACTTCATTCTTGATCGACACCCGAAGTATGACAACATTATCATTGGTGCTGGATTCTCGG GGCATGGATTCAAGCTGTCCCCTGTTGTGGGCAAGATCCTGTATGAATTAAGCATGAAGTTGACACCATCCTATGACTTGTCACCTTTTCGAATCAGCCGCTTCCCTGGCCTGGGCAAAGCTCACCTTTGA